The Infirmifilum lucidum DNA segment GTAGTCGCCATCCTTTTCCGGGTAGAAATCCGGGTTCTGCAGGTGGCAGGCGAGTAGCTTCTAGAACGCTACAAGTAGGAAAGTCCATTAAGTTAATACATGTACGTTTTGCCGTATAACGTATGAGCTTCTACGAAGCTGAAGTTCTTAGGGAAAGGGCCAACGAGTTTCTGATCGCCGCTGAAGACCTCTTTAGCAAGGGCTTCTACGACTTGGCAGCCTTTAGCGTCGAGCAGTACTGCCAGCTTATAGTGAAGTACAAGCTCTTGGTTAAAGTGGGGTACTACCCTAGAACCCACTCGCTGGTAAGCCTAATTAGGGAGCTCTCTAAGGTGGCGCCCCAAGTCAAAGTCCTGCTGGAGGAGGATGAGGTGATTATAGCCAGGATAGAGGACGCCTATATAGGTTCACGGTACCTACCGAGGAGGTACAGTAGGAGGGAAGTCGAAGACATGCTTAAATTCGTTAAAGACAAGTTCAGGAGAGTGGTAGAGAGTGTATGACCCCACTCTAGAGGGTTTTAGGCGTTACAAACAGCTGGAAAACTACAGGGAGGTAGCTAAGAGAGTGAAGGAGATAATCCTGAAGGAGGGCTACACCCTACTCCACTTCTTGGTGTTCGGGTCTGTAGTGAAGGGGGAGTTCACTGCGAGCAGCGACATAGACATCCTGGTAGTCATAAAAGGGATAAGCTACGAGGAGGCTGTCAAGCTGAAGGCCAAGGTCTACAGGGAGGTTGACGCACCACTAGAGCTCCACGTCGTCGACGAAAAGGGGTTCGAGTGGTACAAGCGGTTCATAGACGCCTACGAGAGTATCTGAGCCAGCTTCTTATCTCCTGTGCAAAGAACTGCTCGTGAGCTTCCCGGCAACCCCTTGAAGGCCTCTTTTCAGAACCACTGCCATGAGCGGCTCTACAGTTGCACCATAAAATATAGAATGCAACTTCTAATACTCACCCTGCGTGATGTTCCGTAGCCCTGTACTATGCTGGTTTGTAGCCTGGGGTGTAGGGCTAGGGGAAGACTGGCCTATGGTTGCTTACAGCGTGTGATCAACTACTAGGGGGTTCAGGAGTTGGCCTGTGCTTAGGGGGGTAAGTGTCATTTTTATTGCAAGTGCGGAGAGCGGGAGCTATGTATGACTAAAAACCTTCCTGTCTATATAGGTAGACTACCTCAGTTCCTGAGGCTTGCTAGTAGCTTCAGAGTAGCGCTTATATACGTCCCTCGACCCATATGGGTTGAGGGTCATAGTACATGCAAGACTTTACGAGAGAGTGGGCCTTGAGCTGGGTTAGGGGCTCTATAGTGGGCTACGTGAGAGGATCTACACCTCTTAACATAGTTCTGGGTAGGATTAAGAGAGCGTTAGAGAGTTACGGGGTTACAGTGAATGATATAGAACTCATAGTAAAGTCTATAGAGGCTGACCCCTCAGCCCTGCCGCACATGGATTTACCGGCTAAAAAGGCGAAGCTGAATGAGTTGAGGGAGGCCCTAAAGGGCATGAGAGGGAGCAACCGGGGCCCAGTCAGTGGTGGGGGATATGGCAGGCTATAATGCAGTGAAGCTGGCCCTGTGGTCGTTTATCAGGAGGTTTAGGGGGGAGAGGTTCAGCATGGGGGACGCCAGGGCCTACGTCTCCGCGCTGGCTGACATATTCATTGCCAGGGACGGGCTTCCGTTCGTGGAGGCGCTAGAGGAGGCCCTCAGGCACGCGAGGGCGTCTACTGCGGGGGGCTATCCTAGGGACTACTGGGAGGTGTACGAGGAGTGGCTCAGGCTGGACAGGACACGCCTGGCCCAGGACGGGTTCCCGAGCTGGGAGAGGCCGGAGCCCGTGAGGGAGCGGTACGGGCTCGCTGTCGTGTCGCTGTTCACAGGAGCCTACGGGCTCGACTTGGGGTTCGAGGAGGAGGGCTACGACGTCACAGTTGCCCTAGACGTGTCCGAGGACTCCCTCAGCGAGCTAAAGGCCAACAGGCCCCGCATCCCGTTCCTCCTCGGCGACATAAAGAGGTTCTCGACCAAGGACATCCTGGAGGAGGCAGGCCTAGTCCCGGGCGAAGTGGACGTAGTGACTGGCGGGCCCCCATGCCAGCCCTTCAGCCCGGCCGGGAAGAGGCGGTCTCTGGGGGATCCGAGGGCCTCAGCCCTCATGGAGTTCATAAGGGTTGTGAGGGAGGCCAGGCCCAGAGCCTTCGTTATGGAGGAGGTTCCCGGGCTCCTGAGCGCCAGGGTGAAGCACGTCCCGATAAGGGAACGGGGGGAGAGGCCCCCGTCCCCCGAGGAAGAGCCTGGGTCGGCGTGGCGCGTAGTCTTGGAGGAGCTGTCCAGGACAGGATATGTGATAAAGTGGAGGCTCCTCAACGCTGCCTGGTATGGGGCCCCCCAGGACAGAACCCGGATAATAGTCATAGGGGTAAGGCCAGATGTCCGGAGAGAGCCCGTATTCCCCGAGCCCGAGTACGGGGAGACCCCCGGGCTCCTGGGGCTCAGGCCCTATACCACTCTGGCCGAGGCCCTGTCCGGGCTCTTAGACCCAGGTTCCTACGCGGAGCTACCCCCCAAGTACAGCGAGTACATAAAATACGTCCCCCCTGGGGGGAACTGGAGGCAAATACCAGACGAGCTCAAGCCCGCCGCCATGAACGGCGCACTCCCGGCTGGGGGTGGCAGGATGGGGTTCTACAGGAGGCTCTGCTGGTTCGAGCCCTCCCCGACTCTCGTCACGCACCCGGCGATGAAGGCGACGATGCTCGTCCACCCGTGGGAGGACAGGCCCCTTTCAGTGCGGGAGTACATGAGGCTACAGGGGTTCCCCGACGAGTGGAGGGTCGTTATCGGCATCCAGGAGGCCTACAGGCTCTTCGGGGAAGCGGTACCCGTCCCGCTCGCCAGGGCTGTGGCGAGAGCCGTGAGGGACAGAGTGCTCATGGCCGGAAGCCACTGAACCACCGGCAGTGTTACTGGTGGGGGGCTCATCACCCACGGGGGGTGGGGGTGGAAGCAGGGCTCGAGGATATCGGGAGGATTGTCATAGAGTGGGAGAAGGCCCACTGGATCCCGTACCCTTGGCGTGTCAACAGAACTCCGTATCGGGTTCTGGTTGCCGAGGTGCTCCTGAAGAGGACTACCAGGCAGGCTGTGGCCAGGGAATTTCCGAAGTTTATTGCGAAGTTCCCTGATATACACGCTCTTTACAGAGCCCCCATTGAGGAGGTCGAGGAGGCCCTGCTACACCTGGGCCTCTACAGGCAACGGGCCCGCCAGCTTAAGGAGATATCTAAGGTTGTTGTCGAGGTCTACGGGGGGAGGATACCGGACGACTGGGATGCTCTGGTTGGCATAGAGGGCATAGGGGTTTACATAGCGGGGGCGGTTCTCAGCTTCGGGTATAGGAAGCGGGCTCCCGTGGTTGACTCAAATGTGATAAGGCTATTCTCGAGACTAACCGGGAAGAGGTACACTAGGGCTGAGGACATGCTTCCCCTTCTCTGGGGGGTTGTCCCGGAGAGAGACCATGATATCTTCAACTATGGGGTTATAGATCTCGGGGCTATGGTCTGCACGTACAGGGGGTCGAGGTGTTGGGAGTGCCCACTGGCTGGGTTTTGCACCACAGCTAGACAAACAGGCTTCATGAGAGACTTCTGAGGAACTTCACGACGTCTCCTCCGTAGCGCTCTT contains these protein-coding regions:
- a CDS encoding HEPN domain-containing protein is translated as MSFYEAEVLRERANEFLIAAEDLFSKGFYDLAAFSVEQYCQLIVKYKLLVKVGYYPRTHSLVSLIRELSKVAPQVKVLLEEDEVIIARIEDAYIGSRYLPRRYSRREVEDMLKFVKDKFRRVVESV
- a CDS encoding nucleotidyltransferase domain-containing protein; amino-acid sequence: MYDPTLEGFRRYKQLENYREVAKRVKEIILKEGYTLLHFLVFGSVVKGEFTASSDIDILVVIKGISYEEAVKLKAKVYREVDAPLELHVVDEKGFEWYKRFIDAYESI
- a CDS encoding DNA cytosine methyltransferase, giving the protein MAGYNAVKLALWSFIRRFRGERFSMGDARAYVSALADIFIARDGLPFVEALEEALRHARASTAGGYPRDYWEVYEEWLRLDRTRLAQDGFPSWERPEPVRERYGLAVVSLFTGAYGLDLGFEEEGYDVTVALDVSEDSLSELKANRPRIPFLLGDIKRFSTKDILEEAGLVPGEVDVVTGGPPCQPFSPAGKRRSLGDPRASALMEFIRVVREARPRAFVMEEVPGLLSARVKHVPIRERGERPPSPEEEPGSAWRVVLEELSRTGYVIKWRLLNAAWYGAPQDRTRIIVIGVRPDVRREPVFPEPEYGETPGLLGLRPYTTLAEALSGLLDPGSYAELPPKYSEYIKYVPPGGNWRQIPDELKPAAMNGALPAGGGRMGFYRRLCWFEPSPTLVTHPAMKATMLVHPWEDRPLSVREYMRLQGFPDEWRVVIGIQEAYRLFGEAVPVPLARAVARAVRDRVLMAGSH
- a CDS encoding HhH-GPD family protein, which encodes MEAGLEDIGRIVIEWEKAHWIPYPWRVNRTPYRVLVAEVLLKRTTRQAVAREFPKFIAKFPDIHALYRAPIEEVEEALLHLGLYRQRARQLKEISKVVVEVYGGRIPDDWDALVGIEGIGVYIAGAVLSFGYRKRAPVVDSNVIRLFSRLTGKRYTRAEDMLPLLWGVVPERDHDIFNYGVIDLGAMVCTYRGSRCWECPLAGFCTTARQTGFMRDF